The Acinonyx jubatus isolate Ajub_Pintada_27869175 chromosome D1, VMU_Ajub_asm_v1.0, whole genome shotgun sequence genome includes a window with the following:
- the LOC106966028 gene encoding olfactory receptor 51B5 has translation MSLDKPDERPNGNSSSFLLTGFPGLEAAHHWISTPFFFIYISVLLGNSTLLLLIKEDHNLHEPMYYFLAMLAATDLGLTLTTMPTVLRVLWLDHREIGKVACFSQAYFIHSLAFVESGVLLAMAYDRFIAIRNPLRYTSILTYTQVLKIGLGVLLRGFVSVIPPIVPLYFFPYCHSHVLSHAFCLHQDVIKLACADTTFNRLYPVVLVVFIFVLDSLIILISYVLILKSVLRIASKEERAKAFNTCVSHICSVLVFYVTVIGLSLIHRFGKQVPHIVHLTMSYVYFLFPPLMNPIFYSVKTKQIRSGFLRLFTNHPSPSHRM, from the coding sequence atgtctTTGGATAAACCCGACGAGAGGCCGAACGGAAATTCCAGTTCCTTCCTGTTGACTGGTTTCCCAGGCTTGGAGGCAGCTCACCACTGGATTTCCACACCCTTCTTTTTCATCTACATCTCTGTCCTTTTAGGCAACAGCACCCTCCTCCTTCTCATTAAGGAAGATCACAATCTTCATGAACCTATGTACTATTTCCTGGCCATGCTAGCAGCCACAGACTTAGGGCTGACCTTAACCACGATGCCTACGGTGCTCAGAGTCCTCTGGTTGGATCACAGGGAGATTGGGAAAGTAGCCTGTTTTTCTCAAGCCTACTTTATACACTCACTTGCCTTTGTAGAGTCTGGTGTTTTGCTTGCTATGGCTTATGATCGTTTTATTGCCATTCGCAACCCCCTTAGATATACCTCCATACTCACTTATACTCAAGTGCTGAAAATTGGACTGGGAGTTCTGCTGAGGGGGTTTGTATCTGTTATCCCTCCAATTgtacccctttatttttttccctattgcCATTCCCATGTCCTCTCTCATGCATTCTGCCTTCACCAGGATGTCATCAAACTGGCCTGTGCTGACACCACCTTCAATCGGCTGTATCCAGTTGTGCTTGTAGTCTTTATATTTGTGCTGGATTCTCTGATCATCCTCATCTCCTATGTATTGATACTCAAGAGTGTCCTGAGAATTGCCTCCAAAGAAGAGAGGGCCAAGGCCTTCAACACCTGTGTCTCCCATATCTGCTCTGTCCTGGTTTTCTATGTCACAGTCATTGGATTGTCTCTGATTCATCGGTTtgggaagcaggttccacatATTGTCCACCTCACTATGAgctatgtatattttcttttccctccactAATGAATCCTATATTCTATAGTGTCAAGACCAAGCAGATCCGGAGTGGCTTTCTTCGCCTTTTTACTAACCATCCTAGTCCCTCGCACAGAATGTAA